The following are from one region of the Polyangiaceae bacterium genome:
- the recO gene encoding DNA repair protein RecO, whose product MGVTTTRALVLKRVAYGESDLVVTLLTEELGRVSALARGARASQKRFGGSLEPMHTLRVRLDDRPRAELSVLRESSIDVPRTRLAIDLDKMQAAGRALGWVRRAAPPRTPEPEAWEVLSEFLDRLDDANDTRSAGVHLTELGLRLLSAVGWGLDLERCVSCGKPCMEGKAAMVDEGRGGLVCRACGGARRRLPGAVRTRLLAATRGEAGAVTEADVPIALDLVERALKTHMGFE is encoded by the coding sequence CTGGGCGTGACGACGACGCGCGCCCTCGTTCTGAAGCGCGTCGCCTACGGCGAGTCGGATCTGGTCGTCACTCTGCTCACCGAGGAGCTCGGCCGTGTGTCCGCCCTGGCTCGTGGTGCGCGGGCGAGCCAGAAGCGCTTCGGCGGCAGCTTGGAACCGATGCACACGCTGCGCGTGCGCCTCGACGATCGTCCGCGAGCGGAGCTGTCGGTGTTGCGCGAGTCGAGCATCGACGTGCCGCGGACGCGTCTCGCCATCGACCTGGACAAGATGCAAGCCGCCGGACGTGCCCTCGGTTGGGTGCGCCGCGCAGCGCCACCACGTACGCCGGAACCGGAAGCGTGGGAAGTGCTCTCGGAATTTCTGGATCGTCTCGACGACGCGAATGACACGCGTTCCGCAGGCGTGCACCTCACGGAGCTCGGCCTCCGGCTGCTGTCCGCCGTGGGCTGGGGGCTCGATCTGGAACGCTGCGTTTCCTGCGGGAAACCCTGCATGGAGGGCAAGGCCGCGATGGTCGACGAGGGACGCGGCGGCCTGGTGTGCAGGGCTTGTGGTGGTGCACGGCGGCGACTGCCTGGGGCCGTGCGCACGCGGCTCCTCGCCGCGACCCGAGGCGAAGCCGGCGCCGTCACCGAAGCCGACGTACCCATCGCCCTCGATCTTGTCGAGCGCGCGCTCAAGACGCACATGGGTTTCGAATAG
- the tsaB gene encoding tRNA (adenosine(37)-N6)-threonylcarbamoyltransferase complex dimerization subunit type 1 TsaB gives MRVLGIETSSRRGSVALLDDGRVLASAEHSDLNAHAERLLPLLEEVFAQAKLTRHDVHRVAVGIGPGSFTGLRVGIALGQGLGLGLGIPVVGVGSLAALAAAGNGAVRLALLDARRGEVFVAGYDAEGKELLAPQALPRDTAIADARGRLGADAVLIGDVARELPGGNDALGGLPHAEWVARLGSSASAAPEPHYARDAGAVLPKLPPSPLEPH, from the coding sequence ATGCGAGTTTTGGGCATCGAGACGTCGAGTCGGCGGGGCTCCGTCGCGTTGCTCGACGACGGACGCGTGCTGGCCAGCGCCGAGCACAGCGACCTGAACGCCCACGCGGAGCGGCTCCTGCCCCTGCTCGAGGAGGTCTTTGCTCAGGCAAAGCTGACCCGACATGACGTCCATCGTGTGGCGGTGGGGATCGGCCCGGGGTCCTTCACCGGGCTTCGGGTGGGGATCGCCCTGGGCCAGGGCTTGGGGCTGGGGCTCGGGATCCCCGTCGTTGGCGTGGGATCGCTCGCGGCGCTGGCCGCTGCGGGGAATGGGGCGGTGCGCCTGGCCCTGCTCGACGCGCGCAGGGGAGAAGTGTTCGTGGCCGGCTACGACGCCGAGGGCAAGGAGCTGCTCGCCCCCCAAGCGCTACCTCGGGACACGGCCATCGCCGACGCGCGAGGTCGACTCGGCGCCGACGCGGTGTTGATCGGCGACGTCGCGCGGGAGCTTCCCGGAGGGAATGATGCCCTCGGCGGACTACCCCACGCCGAGTGGGTGGCTCGCTTGGGCAGCAGTGCCAGTGCTGCCCCGGAGCCTCACTATGCCCGGGACGCGGGGGCGGTGCTTCCGAAGCTGCCCCCCTCGCCTCTCGAGCCACACTGA
- a CDS encoding TerB family tellurite resistance protein, with translation MVLDARLRKLATGVTAGEAAHAHAKSLRPGELLSDAEQAQAVEFEATLEAMFLMAAVDGNISREETEQLSASFQAIVDMHEVRGIELQSVLERFNEKLARDGWRSRLEAVSQRITTEDGRTFAFRLAAGVAFVDDHVAHSEAAAIEALARAFELSPAESQAILNEAHEELFGS, from the coding sequence ATGGTTCTCGACGCTCGTTTGCGAAAGCTGGCCACGGGAGTGACGGCGGGGGAAGCGGCGCATGCGCACGCGAAGAGCTTGCGACCCGGAGAGTTGCTCTCGGACGCCGAGCAAGCGCAGGCGGTGGAGTTCGAGGCCACGCTGGAAGCGATGTTCTTGATGGCTGCAGTGGATGGCAACATCAGCCGCGAAGAGACCGAGCAACTGTCGGCCAGCTTCCAAGCCATCGTGGACATGCACGAGGTCCGCGGCATCGAGCTGCAGTCGGTGCTCGAGCGCTTCAACGAGAAGCTCGCCCGCGACGGCTGGCGCAGCCGGCTGGAAGCCGTGAGCCAGCGCATCACCACGGAAGACGGCCGTACGTTCGCGTTTCGCCTCGCCGCCGGCGTGGCCTTCGTGGACGATCACGTCGCGCACTCCGAAGCCGCCGCCATCGAAGCCTTGGCGCGGGCTTTCGAGCTGTCCCCGGCAGAGTCTCAGGCGATCCTGAACGAAGCGCACGAAGAGCTGTTCGGTTCCTGA
- a CDS encoding helix-turn-helix domain-containing protein: METVGQLLRRQREERRMSVEEISRATRVPMSSVERIEGDRFDELPGEVFVRGFLKSYAVAVGLTPDEVLARYTASRRVAWVTPLPISSPTKPARGRRYGVAIAFVLLLILFTLALSIVLKPRGDDMPQELSSRAPSSLWA; encoded by the coding sequence ATGGAGACGGTGGGACAACTCCTTCGGCGCCAAAGGGAAGAGCGGCGCATGAGCGTGGAAGAGATTTCGCGCGCCACGCGTGTGCCCATGTCCAGCGTCGAACGCATCGAGGGAGATCGTTTCGACGAGCTCCCGGGGGAAGTGTTCGTGCGCGGCTTCCTCAAGTCCTACGCCGTCGCCGTAGGGCTCACGCCGGACGAGGTGCTGGCGCGCTACACCGCCAGCCGCCGCGTGGCGTGGGTCACGCCGCTGCCCATTTCCAGCCCCACGAAGCCCGCCCGCGGCCGCCGCTACGGCGTGGCCATCGCCTTCGTGCTGCTGCTCATCTTGTTCACCCTCGCGCTGTCCATCGTGCTCAAGCCGCGCGGGGACGACATGCCGCAAGAGCTCTCGAGCCGCGCGCCGTCGTCGCTCTGGGCGTGA
- a CDS encoding metallophosphoesterase gives MKRGWLVLGMCMTASPALASPGDAHYARGSSDMFWFMHVSDLHTSCEWNATDEDANMSFAFGPALSAIDPWFLVATGDLVDGSPLGVPTTGQSQAEWDEYRAHYESAGLSPDFYFDLPGNHDGYGDTGFTHYLKSSLQGKTNQGTYVSWSVDTPLGSYKFFGLDSAGVGSGPFSEKPEFLQAQIDAMNGELATGPAPDLVFVLAHHPILDPKNGDQVVQTLKDAGGGFYVHGHVHEYDEYSDGDPSIVANEVDSLGQKTTDNIGVGVVDHRAFVYRATGVSAAWPLVIVTAPVSRSLRGGDTNPYAYTVCKDRPDNPVRAVVFADTSPSAVSVTVGTLPPVAMSPESDPVGVWSAVVDTTSLVVGGADVTVTATVNGVTRSDTVTTDLVAGPCAELPSDAPAVGGASGAAGTGGSVATGGSAGQGAPGRGGQRGRGGQRDRAARAPRTSPTTAAAAAARRAAPRRRSGGWHCCCLPSAAGGSAADRQHRAELRRGVGGDAPPRPAVGAPHSSPATRPAGTRRRSSLRRRRRAACASPGRRPRCRRGTSRATRPRAQRGRRRAVCAAWSRRSPPGAMRGGDAGARSRAASSALRWHRSPPG, from the coding sequence ATGAAGCGCGGTTGGCTGGTGTTGGGGATGTGCATGACGGCCAGCCCGGCGCTGGCGAGCCCGGGGGACGCCCACTACGCCCGGGGCAGCTCCGACATGTTCTGGTTCATGCACGTGTCGGATCTGCACACCAGCTGTGAGTGGAACGCGACGGACGAGGACGCCAACATGAGCTTCGCCTTCGGCCCGGCGCTGTCGGCCATCGATCCGTGGTTCCTGGTTGCCACCGGCGATCTGGTCGACGGCTCGCCCCTGGGGGTGCCCACCACCGGGCAGAGCCAGGCGGAGTGGGACGAGTACCGGGCGCACTACGAGAGCGCGGGGCTCTCGCCGGATTTCTACTTCGATCTACCCGGCAACCACGATGGCTACGGCGACACCGGGTTCACCCACTACTTGAAGAGCTCGCTGCAAGGGAAGACGAACCAAGGCACCTACGTGTCCTGGAGTGTGGACACGCCCCTCGGCTCCTACAAGTTCTTCGGCCTCGACAGCGCGGGCGTGGGCAGCGGGCCCTTCAGCGAGAAGCCGGAGTTCTTGCAGGCTCAGATCGACGCCATGAACGGCGAGCTCGCGACTGGCCCCGCGCCGGACCTGGTGTTCGTGCTCGCGCACCACCCGATCCTGGATCCCAAGAACGGCGACCAGGTGGTGCAGACGCTGAAGGATGCCGGCGGTGGCTTCTACGTCCACGGCCACGTCCACGAGTACGACGAGTACAGCGACGGAGATCCGAGCATCGTCGCGAACGAGGTGGACTCCTTGGGTCAGAAGACCACGGACAACATCGGCGTCGGCGTGGTCGACCATCGCGCCTTCGTGTACCGAGCGACGGGGGTCAGCGCGGCGTGGCCGCTGGTGATCGTCACCGCGCCGGTGAGCCGCTCCCTGCGCGGCGGTGACACGAACCCGTACGCGTACACCGTGTGCAAGGACCGACCGGACAATCCCGTGCGCGCGGTGGTGTTCGCCGATACGTCGCCCAGCGCGGTGAGCGTGACCGTGGGCACCCTGCCGCCGGTCGCCATGAGCCCCGAGAGCGACCCCGTGGGTGTGTGGTCGGCCGTGGTGGACACGACGAGCCTCGTGGTCGGCGGCGCGGACGTGACGGTGACTGCGACCGTGAACGGCGTCACGCGCTCCGACACCGTCACGACGGACCTGGTGGCCGGACCGTGCGCCGAGCTACCGAGCGACGCGCCGGCGGTGGGCGGCGCGTCGGGCGCCGCCGGCACGGGCGGCAGCGTCGCTACCGGCGGCAGTGCGGGGCAGGGGGCGCCAGGGCGCGGCGGGCAGCGCGGGCGCGGCGGGCAGCGCGACAGAGCCGCGCGCGCGCCGCGGACGTCGCCGACGACGGCGGCTGCGGCTGCCGCACGGCGCGCCGCTCCGCGCCGTCGTTCGGGTGGCTGGCACTGCTGCTGCTTGCCGTCCGCCGCCGGAGGTTCCGCGGCGGACCGACAACATCGAGCTGAGCTCAGGCGCGGCGTCGGCGGCGACGCACCGCCGCGACCAGCAGTCGGAGCTCCTCACTCTTCACCAGCCACGCGGCCAGCAGGAACACGACGCCGAAGCTCGCTGCGGCGGCGGCGCCGGGCAGCATGCGCATCACCGGGCCGCCGCCCACGATGCCGTCGAGGGACCTCGCGAGCCACACGCCCGAGAGCGCAGCGGGGGCGGCGGCGAGCAGTGTGCGCAGCATGGAGCCGCCGATCTCCGCCAGGTGCAATGAGGGGAGGCGACGCCGGAGCAAGATCACGAGCAGCGTCATCTGCGCTGCGCTGGCACCGGTCACCGCCAGGCTGA
- the amrA gene encoding AmmeMemoRadiSam system protein A: protein MSSLREIGPELPALARAAIAAELTGTSVALPAVELPRAPVFVTLRTQGGDLRGCIGTISAIEPDVARETMRNAVLSATQDPRFGPVTAAELAGLSVEVSVLMPEEPVHDVRTLDPQRYGVIVRDALGHRGVLLPDIPGVDSVEEQLRIARRKAGISHDAPIDVSRFQVLKFEERR, encoded by the coding sequence ATGTCCTCTCTACGCGAGATCGGGCCCGAGCTTCCGGCTCTCGCCCGGGCGGCCATCGCCGCGGAGCTCACCGGCACTTCCGTGGCGCTGCCGGCCGTGGAGCTGCCCCGCGCTCCGGTGTTCGTCACGCTGCGCACCCAGGGCGGGGACCTGCGGGGCTGCATCGGTACCATCTCGGCGATCGAGCCCGACGTCGCCCGAGAAACGATGCGCAATGCCGTCCTCTCTGCCACCCAAGATCCGCGCTTCGGACCCGTTACGGCGGCGGAGCTCGCGGGTCTCAGCGTGGAGGTGAGCGTGCTGATGCCGGAAGAGCCGGTCCACGACGTGCGCACCCTCGACCCGCAGCGCTACGGCGTCATCGTGCGGGACGCCCTGGGCCATCGCGGCGTGCTGCTCCCGGACATCCCGGGCGTCGACAGCGTCGAGGAGCAGCTCCGCATCGCGCGGCGCAAGGCCGGCATCTCCCACGACGCGCCCATCGACGTGAGCCGCTTCCAGGTGTTGAAGTTCGAAGAGCGGCGTTGA
- a CDS encoding tetratricopeptide repeat protein, giving the protein MTATLGCGGGRGSNTPAGGDPVRMSESEYDIARDLWLRQQRPRQALSHALEAVELDDENADATHLVALLYLEFCSTGQGDCRLEEAEKYARLAIDRKKDFREAKNTLAVVLIHEKKLDAAIQILKPLTADMLYQTPENAWGNLGWAYLEQGRLDQAIDALRRSVAAQPLFCVGNYRLGLALARKGQYTEALDAYTNAVDTQAAGCSSLQEAYLERGRVLGKLGRTADAGADFQRCAELDDKSATGKECRSMQAKNK; this is encoded by the coding sequence ATGACCGCGACCCTCGGCTGCGGAGGTGGCCGGGGCAGCAACACACCGGCGGGCGGTGACCCGGTGCGCATGAGCGAGAGCGAGTACGACATCGCCCGCGACCTCTGGCTCCGGCAACAGCGGCCGCGCCAAGCCCTCAGCCACGCCCTCGAGGCGGTGGAGCTGGACGACGAGAACGCCGACGCCACGCATCTCGTCGCCCTCCTGTACTTGGAGTTCTGCAGCACCGGCCAAGGGGACTGTCGCCTCGAGGAAGCCGAGAAGTACGCGCGCCTAGCCATCGACCGGAAGAAGGACTTTCGCGAGGCCAAGAACACGCTGGCGGTGGTGCTGATCCACGAGAAGAAGCTCGACGCGGCGATCCAGATCCTCAAGCCCCTGACCGCCGACATGCTGTACCAGACCCCGGAAAATGCCTGGGGAAACCTGGGTTGGGCCTATTTGGAGCAGGGCCGTCTGGATCAAGCCATCGACGCCCTGCGGCGCTCCGTCGCTGCTCAACCCCTATTCTGCGTCGGCAACTACCGCCTGGGTCTCGCCCTCGCCCGCAAGGGTCAGTACACCGAGGCCCTCGACGCGTACACCAACGCCGTCGACACCCAGGCCGCGGGTTGCTCGTCGCTCCAAGAAGCGTACCTCGAGCGGGGTCGCGTCCTCGGGAAGCTCGGCCGCACAGCCGACGCCGGCGCCGACTTCCAGCGCTGCGCGGAGCTGGATGACAAGAGCGCGACCGGGAAAGAATGCCGCTCCATGCAGGCGAAAAACAAGTAG
- a CDS encoding Crp/Fnr family transcriptional regulator, which produces MATSADEQQDRLLARFGRRFSGGEVLFTEGEVAREAFLLQEGRVRLIKKVGAVERSLRVLRPGDLFGESALLQGANRNSTAVALSDGVALALDHATFQHVLTSNSAVGMRVLQQLVRRLRDAEDQIEILMVRDSKSKVVVALTKLAQQTLAAGAADVGPVELAVSPMELSTRVGLDVDSVKRTVQELRDAGYVRIVDERIEIPDADALRELYGLLGLRDQLAGTEDEAPARNRRG; this is translated from the coding sequence ATGGCCACCTCCGCGGACGAGCAGCAAGACCGCCTTCTGGCGCGTTTCGGCCGGCGTTTTTCCGGGGGAGAGGTGCTGTTCACGGAGGGCGAGGTGGCCCGAGAGGCCTTCCTGCTACAAGAAGGTCGCGTCCGCCTGATCAAGAAGGTGGGCGCGGTGGAGCGCAGCTTGCGCGTGCTCCGGCCCGGCGACCTGTTCGGTGAGAGTGCGCTGTTGCAGGGGGCGAATCGCAACTCCACCGCCGTGGCCTTGTCCGATGGCGTGGCTCTGGCGCTCGATCACGCCACTTTCCAACACGTGCTCACCAGCAACTCCGCGGTGGGGATGCGAGTGCTGCAGCAGCTGGTGCGGCGCCTGCGGGACGCCGAGGACCAGATCGAGATCCTGATGGTGCGGGACTCCAAGTCCAAGGTGGTGGTGGCACTGACCAAGCTGGCCCAGCAGACTTTGGCCGCCGGAGCCGCGGATGTGGGCCCGGTGGAGCTGGCGGTGTCCCCCATGGAGCTGTCCACTCGCGTGGGGCTCGACGTCGACAGCGTGAAACGCACGGTCCAGGAGCTGAGGGACGCGGGCTACGTTCGCATCGTGGACGAGCGCATCGAGATCCCCGATGCCGACGCCCTGCGCGAGCTGTACGGGCTCTTGGGCCTCCGAGACCAGTTGGCGGGGACCGAGGACGAAGCCCCGGCGCGCAACCGCCGGGGGTAG
- a CDS encoding ParA family protein, with translation MAKTVALINMKGGVGKSTLAVNLAWQFAAFTTWAKKVLVVDLDPQFNASQYMLGATGYAKQVASTDRPTVWNIFEQRTRTPGSGSLKAPTPADTIVNIVTYRGTGRLDLLPSRLELAWSLKQPAEKEYLLSKFLKKVESDYDLVVIDCAPTESLLTTAAYLASDFIVVPVKPEYLSTIGLPLLARSLQEFHEHYDDHSVAVVGVVFNHASNYAPEETRSKREVRTEAKRLGWHVFDCDIPFSRSYPKGAREGRPIFRTSNAQTKQKTAFHIFAQQLARRISL, from the coding sequence ATGGCAAAAACAGTTGCTCTCATCAACATGAAGGGTGGAGTCGGGAAGTCGACTCTGGCCGTCAACCTTGCTTGGCAGTTCGCCGCTTTCACCACGTGGGCGAAGAAGGTGCTCGTTGTTGATCTGGACCCGCAGTTCAACGCAAGCCAGTACATGTTGGGAGCGACCGGATACGCGAAGCAGGTCGCGTCGACGGATCGACCAACCGTCTGGAATATCTTCGAGCAGCGCACGAGAACACCGGGGTCGGGTTCCCTCAAGGCGCCGACTCCGGCGGACACAATTGTGAACATCGTTACGTATCGAGGTACGGGTCGCCTAGATTTGCTCCCCTCGCGGTTGGAACTCGCGTGGTCGCTAAAGCAACCGGCAGAGAAGGAGTATTTGCTTTCGAAGTTCCTGAAGAAGGTAGAAAGTGACTACGATCTGGTCGTTATCGACTGCGCACCCACCGAGTCGCTACTGACGACGGCGGCCTACCTGGCGAGTGACTTCATTGTCGTTCCAGTGAAGCCGGAGTATCTGTCGACAATCGGTCTCCCACTCCTGGCTCGGTCGCTTCAGGAGTTTCACGAGCACTATGACGACCACTCGGTGGCTGTGGTGGGCGTCGTGTTCAATCACGCTTCCAACTACGCGCCGGAGGAAACGCGATCCAAGCGCGAGGTCCGGACAGAAGCGAAGAGGCTCGGCTGGCATGTTTTCGACTGCGACATCCCCTTTTCGCGTTCGTACCCAAAAGGCGCGCGCGAGGGTCGGCCCATATTTCGTACGTCGAACGCACAAACGAAGCAGAAGACCGCATTTCATATCTTCGCGCAGCAGCTGGCGCGGAGGATTAGCTTGTGA
- the ysxC gene encoding ribosome biogenesis GTP-binding protein YsxC: MSSAETEKRPRVVDAHFVAGAKSSGELPPPVSVEVAFAGRSNVGKSSLLNSLMERRNLVRTSSTPGCTRQISFFEARTSDGFGTTLVDLPGYGYAKRSKVERKAWADLIEGYLLTRPSLALVVVLVDVRRGVEEDDRELLELLAEPAKNRRPVTTLLVATKLDKLPASQKKLALDKLKKSAGLPVIGFSAKDGTGRDAVWRRIRSALTA, encoded by the coding sequence GTGAGCTCCGCCGAGACCGAAAAACGCCCCCGCGTCGTCGACGCCCACTTCGTCGCTGGCGCCAAGAGCAGCGGCGAGCTACCGCCGCCGGTGAGCGTGGAGGTGGCCTTCGCCGGCCGCTCCAACGTGGGCAAGAGCAGTCTGCTCAATAGCCTCATGGAGCGCCGAAACCTGGTACGCACCAGCTCCACGCCGGGCTGCACGCGGCAGATCAGCTTCTTCGAGGCCCGCACCTCGGATGGCTTCGGCACCACGCTGGTGGATCTTCCGGGCTACGGCTACGCCAAGCGCTCCAAGGTCGAGCGCAAGGCCTGGGCAGATCTGATCGAAGGCTATCTGCTCACGCGCCCCTCGCTGGCCTTGGTGGTGGTGCTGGTCGACGTGCGCCGCGGCGTGGAAGAAGACGACCGCGAGTTACTGGAGCTGTTGGCCGAACCCGCGAAGAACCGGCGTCCGGTCACGACGCTGCTGGTGGCCACCAAGCTCGACAAGCTGCCGGCGTCGCAAAAGAAGCTCGCGCTGGACAAGCTGAAGAAGAGCGCCGGGCTACCCGTGATCGGGTTCTCCGCCAAGGACGGTACCGGTCGCGACGCCGTGTGGCGTCGCATCCGGAGCGCGCTCACGGCGTAG